Genomic window (Campylobacter ureolyticus ACS-301-V-Sch3b):
TTATTTCTTTCTTGTTCGTTAAAATTAAAAACATCAGCTAAGGTTTTGCCTAGTTTATAATTCATCTCTTTATCTTTTTGTTTTGTTGTTTTGTTTGAGTTTATATAGTTTTCATATTCTTTTTTGGAATTTTCAAGCATTTTTCTTTTTTTGAATTGGCGTTAAAAGGGGTGATAGTTTTTTTAACTCTTCTACTTCTTTTATTGCTTTTTCATAATTAAGCGTTTTCATTATTTAAAATTTCTACTTATTCATAAACATAAATTTAGGTAGTCCTAGCTCATCTTTTGGCAATTTTCTTTTTTCAGGTTGAAATAAATCATCATTTCTTTTATATTCAACTACTTTTTGTTTAAAACTGTTTTCATCTAAATTTTTAAAATTTGCATCATTACTCATTTGTCTGCCTGATGCTATGGTGCTTGTATAATTTATATTTAGTTCATATTGTTGCTGTAAATTCTCTAAAATTTTAATTAAAATTGAGTTTGTAAGTGCTTGGGCTTGTTTTTGATTATTTGCCTTTCCTAGCTGTTTTGAAAGCTTTTTTAAATCATCTTTCATTTTAGCTCTTGAGTATGGATTTGTTTTATCTGCATTGTTAAATGTATCTTCAAAGCTTAGAAGCATATTTGTTCTTTTTATATTGTCTCGCTCTTGCAAAAATCTTTCAGCGTTTTTAATATTATCAATTTGAGTTTGTAAATTTGCTCTTTCTATTGGATCTATTGTTTTTTCCATTTTTGTTGTAATTTCTTCTATTGTTTTGCTTATATTTGCCCCATCTCTTAGTGCATATGTACAACGATTGACTTTGTCTTTTATTGTAACTGAGCTTTTTTTAATAGATATTCCAAAAAAACTACTATTTTTTTCCAAAAAGGAACAAGCAGTTTGTACTCTCGCAATATTTTTCATAACATCTTGTGGTATATTATTTACATCATCGTAAATGCTTTGCATTTGATTTATCATTTCTTGTGCATCGCCTAATATTTCATATACATCATTCATATCTACACCAAATTCTTTCATTTGCTTTTCAAAATTTAGAGTATCTTTTACCATTTGCTCGTATTGTTTTATCTGCTCTGCATAGTCTTTTAGCGTTTGTGTATATCCCAATACTGCTTGGGCAATTGCAGCAACATCAATTGTTGGTATTCCACTTGCATTTGCATTGCCTAAAAAAATTGTAATTGATGCAATTACTGATATAGCTGTTTTTTTCATAATTCTATACCTTTGTCATTATTTTTTTCTTGTTTTTGAAATTTTAAGTAAGCTTCTTCTAGCTTTTTTGTTGCTTTTGGATAGTGCTTTTTAAATCTTTGCGTATTGATTTCATTACCTTCTTTTATTGCATGATTCATTCTTGTGTCGCCTGATCCATTTTCTAATTGATGATAAGAGCTTACTAGTTGATTTATGTTGCTAGTGTTTTGAACCATTTGAAAAAAATCTTTTTCTTTATTCATCATTTTTAGTTCTTGATTTGCTTCCTTATAGAGAGAATAGTTGTTTTCTTTAAATAAGTTCATTAGCTTTTCATCTTCTTTGTTTGGTGTTAAAATCTTTTTAGTTGGATCATCTTCACTAAACTCTGTTCTTTGACTTATGCTTTTTAGTGGTTCTTCGATTTCTTTTATTTTATTCATATATTTGTTTTCTTTTGTGGCGTCATAATCATGTGCTTTTGCTAATGCATAATTTAGTCCTACATAGGCATCTTTTTGCTGTAAAAAATCATTATCATTTGATTGTTTATAGTTATTTATTTCTTTTTCAAGCATTTTTCTTTTATCTACTGGGTTCATTTCGTTTTCCTTTGTTTTTTCAAGTTCCATTACTCTGTGTTTTAATTTAGACATTTTTTCTACAAATTCACACCTTTTTTCGTATGGTGCATTTGTTTTTATAGAATATTCTTTATCGGCTTTAAGCCATATATTTTCCATAACAATATCAAAATCCTTTATTCCGTTGTAGTCAATATTCCACCAAAAACCTTTTTTTGGGTTTTTATCGTCACTTACTCCAACGAAAATATTTTCTTTTTTTCCAATGTTAATATATTCTCCATCTACAACTTTTAAACCAACTTCTTTTGCTATTTTTATATGCTCTTGATTTATTCTTTCTTTATTTTCAATCATATATTTATAACTCCCTTGATCTATCATTTTCTTTATTTTTTGTTTTATCAAGTATTTTTTCTTTTGTTTTTTCCAATGTTTGATTTACTTCTTTATACATTTTTGGATATGCGTTTTTAAAATTTGGAGTTTCTTTATCTATTGTTTCCATCATGTCTTTTATCTTATAGTAGCCTTTGATATCAAGTCCTTTATTTTTTTCTTTTTCGTATGTTGTTCTTAATTTTGCATAATTTGAGCGTTCTTTTTCTATATCATCAATTCCACTTTTGACTTTTTTTCTCTCACTATAAACTTCTTTTACCAAATCACCCACTGCTTCTTTAAATTTTGGACTATCAAACGCAAGTTCTAGTTTTTCTTGTCTTTGTCTTGATCTTACTTCGCTTTCTTCTTTTCCTTGTTTTTGAAGAATTTCTAAACTTCTATCAAGTTCTTGGAGTGCAGATATTATTCCATTTACCCCATTCGTATTCATTAAATTATCAATTGCATTATTGAAATTTGCTTCTAGCTTTGATTGTTTATCTTTTAATTCTTCTAATTCTTTTTGGTGTTGAAGTTCTAATTCATCAGCTTTTTTACTCCAATCTATTTGTTCTGCTTCTGTTTCTTGTTTGTTTTGTGTATTTTCTTTGTTCATTTCTGTTTTATTATTTATTTCTTTTTCTTTTTTGTCTTGATCTTCTTTTATGGTCTGTTCTTTTTCTTTTATTTGTTCATCTATTTTTTCTTTTTCTTTTAAAATGTCTAGGCTTTCTTTTAAAAATTCATCTTTTTCTATTTTGTCTAAGCCATTTTTTAAATATTCGCTTTTTTCTTTTGTTCCATTAAATTCTATAATCTCTTCTTGTTTTTGTTTGATTTGTTCATCTATTTTTTCTTTTTCGTCAAGCGAATTTAATGCTTCTTTAGCGTTTTGAGATAAATTTTCATCTGATTTGTTTAAATTTGTTTGAATTTCTTTTTGTTTTTCTTCATTTTCTTCCAGTTCTGATTTTTGTTTTTCATTTTTTTTAATTTTTTCTTGTGGTTTATGACTTTGAAATGCTTCACTTATGCCCATATCCATCTCTTGTTCGGCTAAATAGCCCCATTCTGAAAGTTGTTCTTGTGTTAAATCATCAGCCATTTTCAAGTCCTTTTTCAATTATTAACTATTTAGATTATTTTACTATCATTAAAATTTAAATTGGCTGTAAAAAATGCCACACAAAAATACCATTAATTATAAAAGTAAGCTCACAAATGCCTTTAAAATTAAAAATAAAATTCTTTTTGTGTCCTTTTCCTTACTTTTTATTTTAAATTGCAAAAATACCCCTTTAAATTGATTTAAATGCGTATTTTGTTTTATAAACAGCATTAATATTTTAAATATTACTACCTATAACGATATTTTTAAGAAAATTTTAAGAATTGCCTTAAAATTTTAATCTAAACTTAAATACAAAATCTATTTTTGTCTCTTACTAAAAATTNNNNNNNNNNNNNNNNNNNNNNNNNNNNNNNNNNNNNNNNNNNNNNNNNNNNNNNNNNNNNNNNNNNNNNNNNNNNNNNNNNNNNNNNNNNNNNNNNNNNNNNNNNNNNNNNNNNNNNNNNNNNNNNNNNNNNNNNNNNNNNNNNNNNNNNNNNNNNNNNNNNNNNNNNNNNNNNNNNNNNNNNNNNNNNNNNNNNNNNNNNNNNNNNNNNNNNNNNNNNNNNNNNNNNNNNNNNNNNNNNNNNNNNNNNNNNNNNNNNNNNNNNNNNNNNNNNNNNNNNNNNNNNNNNNNNNNNNNNNNNNNNNNNNNNNNNNNNNNNNNNNNNNNNNNNNNNNNNNNNNNNNNNNNNNNNNNNNNNNNNNNNNNNNNNNNNNNNNNNNNNNNNNNNNNNNNNNNNNNNNNNNNNNNNNNNNNNNNNNNNNNNNNNNNNNNNNNNNNNNNNNNNNNNNNNNNNNNNNNNNNNNNNNNNNNNNNNNNNNNNNNNNTAACTTAATTTTTGATTTATCTTTACTGATTAGGTAAAATATGACTTATGAAAAATTTAGAAAAAATAGAAATATTTATGTCCAACATGGTAGATTTTATATTGATTACCAAAAAAATGGTGTAAGAATTCGTCGTTCTACTGGAATTAAAAAATCATCTTTTGCATTTGATTTTATTCGTAAAAATTACGATCTTTTTATTGGCTCACAACTTGATATTGAAAAAGCTAGGCGTAAATACTATGAGCTTGAGGATGCACATACCGATAAAATTCTAAGAAAAAGGGAAGAAGGTGTTGTTATTTCTAAAAATGAGAGCGAATTTAGCTTCGATAGTGTAATTAGTAAACTACTGGCTGAGAAGTCTTTTTTAAAAGACAAAACTGTCAAACTTTATACGACCATTAGTGAGTCTATAATCGAATTTTTGCGTTTTAAAAATATTTTTTATTTGTCTGATTTTAAAAGAGAGCATAGTATTGACTTCATTCAGTTTTGTAAAGATAAGGGTCTGAAAGATAAAACTATAAAGCTTTATGCTTCGTTTTTAAAAACTATTTTTAAATATGGAATAAGTAATGATTTAATTTCTAAAAATCCATTTTATATGCCTAAATTTAAAAAAAGGCTTGATGAATTTGAGGATGAAAAATTTATACCATTTAGTCTTGATGAAATTATTCAGATGATAAAAAATGCTGACGCTGAATTAAGAACTTATCTTGTTGTTGCATTTTTTACTGGTGCTAGGACTGGTGAGATTTTAGCACTTACTTTTAATGATTTAGATTTTAATAATAGAGAAATTCGTATTAATAAAACACTTTCTGAATATAGTGTTGTGGATTCTCCTAAAACTAAATCAAGCAACCGAACAATTGATATGCTTAATATTGTATATAAAGAACTAGTAAAGCTTAATTTTAGTGATAAAAATGAACGGATCATAAAATGCTCACGCTCTCTTATACGTCTTAAATTTAACAAATTACAAGCAAAACTTGGCTATAATAAACGCAGACTTTATGATACTAGGCATTCTTTTGCTTCTTTAATGCTAAGTCGTGGCGAGGAGCCTATGTGGGTAGGTTGTAAAATGATGGGGCATAAAGACTTAAATGAAACTTATCGTTCTTACGCTAAATATCTACCAAAAGATGCCAAACAAAGAGCAGTTTTTTTAAATGACGTTGTCATTTAAAATTTAAAAATAGCCATTTTTTAATTAAAGTATGCTATAATATGGAACTAATTTAATAAAAATAGATTGAATTTTTCATCCTTTACTGTTTTAAAATGCCTATTTATAGGCATTTGAGCTTAGCTAATTTAAGATAAAATATATATTATTAATTTTAAAAATTGCACAAATTAGGGGAAATATGTTTTTTGAGTTTGCTATTATTGCGCCAACTGCAAGTGGAAAAAGTGATTTAGCAATAGAGCTAGGAAGCGAGTATGATTGTGTTATATTAAGCCTTGATTCACTTTTAATCTATAAAGATATAAATATAGCAAGTGCAAAACCAAGCGATGATGAGTTAAAAAAAGTAATACATTTTGGCATAAATTTGACTTATCCAAATAAGCATTTTAGTGTTGGTGATTTTATAAATGAGTATAAAAAAGCCAAAAATTTTGCTGAAAATAAAAATAAGCCCCTTATAATAACTGGCGGAAGTGGGTTTTACTTAAAATCTATGTTGAATGGACTTGCTCCAAAGATCGAGGATGTAAAATCAGGCTTATCAAATTTAGAAATTTATACCCTTGCCTTGAAAATTGATTCCAAGTTTGCATCCAAATTTAGTCAAAATGATACTTATAGACTCAATAAATGGTATAGTATTTATCAAAAAACAGGTGAAATTCCATCACTTTTTTTAGAAAAAAACACATTGCCACCGATTATAAAAAATCTTAAAGTTTATGAAATTTTAGCTCCAAAAGAAATTTTGGATAAAAGAATATCTCTAAGAACAAAAAATATGATAAAAAATGGTCTTATTGATGAGGCAAAAATGCTTTTTTCAAAGTATAATCCAGAGCTAAAAGCACTAAATTCAATCGGCCTAAAAGAAACAAAAGAGTATTTAAAAGGCGAAATTTCCATAAATAAGCTTGAAGAGTTAATCACCACACACACAATTCAGCTTGCAAAAAGACAAAGAACTTTTTTTAAATCTCAGTTTAAAGATAAAACAACACTTCCTTTAAATGAACTAAAATATCACTTAAAAGAAGTTTTAAAAACCGCTAAAGATGGTGGCATTATATAAAAACGCAAGTATAAATTTAACTACAAAAGGTGCTAAAATACAAAAAGCGGCACAAAGTATTAGCGAAAATTTAATAGAGCCATTTTCTTCAAAGCTTATTTTGCTTTTTTCATCATATAAAAACATATTTACAACAAGTTTTAGGTAGTAAAATAGGGCGATAGCAGAGTTTAATGCCATGACAATAGCTAAAATTATATATCCTTTGCTAAGTGCTGCACTTAGGATATAAAATTTACCCCAAAACAGACTAAATGGTGGAATTCCAGCAAGGCTTAACATAAAAAGTGACATCAGCAAGGAGATAGTTAAATTTGACTTTGCTAAACCCTTAAAGCTTTCATAATCATAATGCCCATTTTTTATGCTCCAAAGTATGCCAAAAGCACCTAAATTTGCAAAAGAAAACATTATCCAATATAAAAATAGCCCCACGTTTGCATCTGTTGAGTTTATAAAAATTGCTCCTAGGATAAACCCTGCATGAGAGATTGAGCTAAATGTAAGCATTTTTTTAATATTTTTGGAACTTAGGGCTACAATATTTGCAAAACTCATAGTTGTTATGGCTAAAATAAAAAGTATACTTTTAACACTTTCAATGCCCAAAAGTAGATCAAACACTCTAAGCACAACAATAAATGCTGCTAACTTTGGAACAATAGATATAAATCCAGCTAAAATTTCATTTGATGAGTTGTAAATATCACTAAGCCAAGTATGAAATGGCACAAGTGATACCTTGAATCCAAGACCTGTTATTATAAAAATAGATGAAATTATTAAAAGCGAATTGCTTTCTAAATTTTTTAAAGAATAATTCATTTCATAAAGCTCTACGCTTCCAAGGCTTAAGTATAAAAGTCCAGCTCCAAATACAAAAAAAGCACTTCCTAAAGCTCCCATTGCAAAATATTTAATGGCTGCCTCTACACTTTTGGTTGTGTTTTTTAAGGCTATTAGAGTATAAAGACAAAGGCTTGAAAGCTCAAGCCCAAGAATAATTAGAATTAGATTATCGCTCATTATCATCGTATTGAAGCCAGATATCATAAATAAAAATAGAGTGTAAAACTCACTTTTTTGATACTCTTCAAATTCATTTCTAGCAAAACTAAAAAGTAAAAAAAATAAAGATGTTAAAATGATAATTGTTGTGCCTAAAACAGCAACACCATCTAATAAAATAAGATTAAAAAATCCCCTTAAATCTCCACTAAATGTAAGGATAAAACCTAAATCAAAAACTAACGCCAAACTTGTTAGGCTTAGATAAAATTTACTTGTTAAATCCTTTTTTATCATACCCATTATGAGCAAAAAAACTCCAAATAATATTAAAAAGGCAATTGGAAAAAGGCAAAGCATATTTAATTTTTCAATGTCAAAAATAACTTTATTTACCATATATCATCCTTAGTTCATTTGCTGATTTTATAAATTTGGTTGTGGTTTCATCACTAGCTTTATCATACATAAATGAAAGCAGATTTAAAACGCCATCATTTATCCAAGCCAAAAGCGTGTTTGGAAAAACACCTAAAACTAAAACTAAAACTAAAATAGGAATTATGGCGCAAAGCTCAAATGCTTTTAAATCAGGCAAAGTTAAATTTGCTTTATTGGTAATTTTTCCAAAAAAAGTAAGTTTGTATAAATTTAGACTGTAAATTGCACCCATTATGATGCCAAAACCACCAAGCACGGCAAACCAAGGACTTGTTTTAAAAATGCCTAAAAGACTTAAAAACTCACCAACAAATCCACTTGTTAAAGGTAGCCCAATGCCTCCAAGAATCATTATGCAAAAAATAGTCGCATATATTGGCATAATTTTAGCAAGGCCACCAAATTTAGCCATTTCTTTTGTGTGTGCTCTATCATAGATAAAGCCAACTAGCATAAAAAGCCCACCGCTTACAAGTCCGTGGCTTACCATAAAAAATATCGCTCCACTAATGCCTTCAATACTCATTGAAAAAATTCCAAGCATTATAATACCCATGTGAGCGATTGAACTATATGCAATAACTTGCTTTATATCTTTTTGATAAAACGCAATAAAAGAGGTGTAGATTACCATTATTATGGCGATTATGCAGATAAAATTTGCAAAATAGTAACTTGCATCTGGAAATATCGGCAAAGAAAATCTTACAAAACCATAAGTTCCCATTTTAAGAAGAACTGCAGCTAATAAAATAGAGCCTATTGTTGGGGCTTTTCCATGAGCATATGGAAGCCAAGTGTGAAATGGAAAAAGCGGAGTTTTAATAGCAAATGCAATACCAAAAGCTAAAAATAGCCAAATTTGAGTATTTTTAGGAATTTCTAGTCTTTGCCAATCAAGTATGCTAAAGCTGTAACTTCCAGTTGTTTTATAGTGTAAATACGCCATAAAAATAAGCCCTAAAAGCATGAAAATCGAGCCAAAAAATGTATAGATAAAAAACTTAATTGCAGCATAAATTTTATTTTCACTTCCCCAAAAACCAATTATATAAAGCATAGGAATGAGTGAAAGCTCCCAAAATATATAAAAAAGTATAGCATCTAAGCTTATAAAAACACCCATCATCGTCATTTCTAAGAGCAAAATGGAAATTATTAGATGTTTTTTTCTTTTTGAGATATTTAGGCTAATTAAACTAACAAAACAAATAAACGCACTCAAAATTACTAAAAACAAAGATATTCCATCAATTCCAAGAATATAATTTATCCCTAAATTTGGAATAAAAGGAATAACTTCAAGCATAATTGAGTTATTTATAGCATCAAATTTATACCATAAAAATAGTGTTAAACATAGCTCTATGAAAGAGGTTATAATGGCATAAGTTTTTATACTTTTTTCATCTACAAAAAATCCAAAAAACGCTGCAAATAGCGGGAAAAAAAGAACTATACTTAACTCCATAATGTCTCCAAAATAAAAGCCAAAATAAGCAGTATTGTAAAACCAAAAACAAAATATCTAAGCATAAAAGATAAATTTGAAGTGTTTGTTTTATCAAATTTATTAGAAAGCAAAAGCAGTGATTTTGCTATAAAATCAACTGATTTATCTATAGCAAAATTATCAATTTTTGAGCAAATTTCAGCCATTTTATAATATGGTTTTATAAAAATAGTTTCATAAATTTTAGGGATATAATATTCGTTTTTTAGAAGCCTATAAAATATATTTTCTTTTAAATTTTCTTTAAATATGTTAAATTTATAAGCATAAATTGCAAATAAAACTGATGATATAACGCAAAATAAAGTTATAAAAATAAGAAAGATTTGATTGCTTTCTTTCATGTTAAAATCACCAGTTGTGCTTATGATGAATTTATGAAAATTTCCTTCAAAAAAGCCAGTTGTTGTAGATAAAACTGCTAAAACACTTAAAGATACGATGACAAAAACTCTTGCATCATGTGGTTTGTGAGTAAATTTGGTTTTACCAAAAAATACAAGCATTATAAGCCTAAAACTATAAAATGCTGTCATCATAGCTCCAATTAGCAAGCAAGCCCAAACCATAAAATTTTGATTATAAAATGCAGCTTCTAAAATTTTATCTTTTGAGAAAAATCCAGCAAATGGATAAATTCCAACTAAGGCTAAGCTTGCAATAGTCATTAGTACAAAAGTTGGTTTTAAAAACTGATTTAGTCCGCCCATTTTTTGAATATTTAAATCATCATTCATTGCATGCATTATATTTCCTGCACATAAAAACAAAAGTGATTTAAAAAATGCGTGAGTAATTAGATGAAATAGGGCAATCCAATACGCCCCAAGTCCTGCTGCAACAAACATATATCCAAGTTGTGAGAGTGTTGAATAGGCAATAATTTTTTTTAGATCATCATTTACAAGTGCCATTGATGCACCAAAAAGTGCTACAAAAACTCCTAAAATTACTATAAACTCACTTACAAAAATTGCATTTATGAAAATTTCATTTGCTCTAATTACTAGATAAACACCAGCTGTTACCATAGTAGCTGCGTGTATTAGGGCTGAAACAGGTGTTGGTCCTGCCATTGCATCAGCTAACCAGGTGTGAAATGGAAACTGAGCTGATTTTCCCATTGCTCCAAAA
Coding sequences:
- a CDS encoding type IV secretion system protein — encoded protein: MKKTAISVIASITIFLGNANASGIPTIDVAAIAQAVLGYTQTLKDYAEQIKQYEQMVKDTLNFEKQMKEFGVDMNDVYEILGDAQEMINQMQSIYDDVNNIPQDVMKNIARVQTACSFLEKNSSFFGISIKKSSVTIKDKVNRCTYALRDGANISKTIEEITTKMEKTIDPIERANLQTQIDNIKNAERFLQERDNIKRTNMLLSFEDTFNNADKTNPYSRAKMKDDLKKLSKQLGKANNQKQAQALTNSILIKILENLQQQYELNINYTSTIASGRQMSNDANFKNLDENSFKQKVVEYKRNDDLFQPEKRKLPKDELGLPKFMFMNK
- a CDS encoding tyrosine-type recombinase/integrase; its protein translation is MTYEKFRKNRNIYVQHGRFYIDYQKNGVRIRRSTGIKKSSFAFDFIRKNYDLFIGSQLDIEKARRKYYELEDAHTDKILRKREEGVVISKNESEFSFDSVISKLLAEKSFLKDKTVKLYTTISESIIEFLRFKNIFYLSDFKREHSIDFIQFCKDKGLKDKTIKLYASFLKTIFKYGISNDLISKNPFYMPKFKKRLDEFEDEKFIPFSLDEIIQMIKNADAELRTYLVVAFFTGARTGEILALTFNDLDFNNREIRINKTLSEYSVVDSPKTKSSNRTIDMLNIVYKELVKLNFSDKNERIIKCSRSLIRLKFNKLQAKLGYNKRRLYDTRHSFASLMLSRGEEPMWVGCKMMGHKDLNETYRSYAKYLPKDAKQRAVFLNDVVI
- the miaA gene encoding tRNA (adenosine(37)-N6)-dimethylallyltransferase MiaA; this translates as MFFEFAIIAPTASGKSDLAIELGSEYDCVILSLDSLLIYKDINIASAKPSDDELKKVIHFGINLTYPNKHFSVGDFINEYKKAKNFAENKNKPLIITGGSGFYLKSMLNGLAPKIEDVKSGLSNLEIYTLALKIDSKFASKFSQNDTYRLNKWYSIYQKTGEIPSLFLEKNTLPPIIKNLKVYEILAPKEILDKRISLRTKNMIKNGLIDEAKMLFSKYNPELKALNSIGLKETKEYLKGEISINKLEELITTHTIQLAKRQRTFFKSQFKDKTTLPLNELKYHLKEVLKTAKDGGII
- the nuoN gene encoding NADH-quinone oxidoreductase subunit NuoN; its protein translation is MVNKVIFDIEKLNMLCLFPIAFLILFGVFLLIMGMIKKDLTSKFYLSLTSLALVFDLGFILTFSGDLRGFFNLILLDGVAVLGTTIIILTSLFFLLFSFARNEFEEYQKSEFYTLFLFMISGFNTMIMSDNLILIILGLELSSLCLYTLIALKNTTKSVEAAIKYFAMGALGSAFFVFGAGLLYLSLGSVELYEMNYSLKNLESNSLLIISSIFIITGLGFKVSLVPFHTWLSDIYNSSNEILAGFISIVPKLAAFIVVLRVFDLLLGIESVKSILFILAITTMSFANIVALSSKNIKKMLTFSSISHAGFILGAIFINSTDANVGLFLYWIMFSFANLGAFGILWSIKNGHYDYESFKGLAKSNLTISLLMSLFMLSLAGIPPFSLFWGKFYILSAALSKGYIILAIVMALNSAIALFYYLKLVVNMFLYDEKSKISFEENGSIKFSLILCAAFCILAPFVVKFILAFLYNATIFSGF
- a CDS encoding NADH-quinone oxidoreductase subunit M, which codes for MELSIVLFFPLFAAFFGFFVDEKSIKTYAIITSFIELCLTLFLWYKFDAINNSIMLEVIPFIPNLGINYILGIDGISLFLVILSAFICFVSLISLNISKRKKHLIISILLLEMTMMGVFISLDAILFYIFWELSLIPMLYIIGFWGSENKIYAAIKFFIYTFFGSIFMLLGLIFMAYLHYKTTGSYSFSILDWQRLEIPKNTQIWLFLAFGIAFAIKTPLFPFHTWLPYAHGKAPTIGSILLAAVLLKMGTYGFVRFSLPIFPDASYYFANFICIIAIIMVIYTSFIAFYQKDIKQVIAYSSIAHMGIIMLGIFSMSIEGISGAIFFMVSHGLVSGGLFMLVGFIYDRAHTKEMAKFGGLAKIMPIYATIFCIMILGGIGLPLTSGFVGEFLSLLGIFKTSPWFAVLGGFGIIMGAIYSLNLYKLTFFGKITNKANLTLPDLKAFELCAIIPILVLVLVLGVFPNTLLAWINDGVLNLLSFMYDKASDETTTKFIKSANELRMIYGK
- the nuoL gene encoding NADH-quinone oxidoreductase subunit L, yielding MIDFFLISLFLPLTSSLIAGFFPKKSFTIGIISSLLMIISTISSFILLEAVLERGSVNIFLSHFINVGFLDLSYSFMLDSVSVMMAVMVGIVASIVHIYSIWYMANDDGFNRFFSYLGLFVFSMLVLVLSDNFIGLFIGWEGVGLCSWLLIGFWYQRDKISWFANEAFIMNRIADLGILIALFLIYKNIGSLKYEAVFSTISNLDKFNITLIAGLLFFGAMGKSAQFPFHTWLADAMAGPTPVSALIHAATMVTAGVYLVIRANEIFINAIFVSEFIVILGVFVALFGASMALVNDDLKKIIAYSTLSQLGYMFVAAGLGAYWIALFHLITHAFFKSLLFLCAGNIMHAMNDDLNIQKMGGLNQFLKPTFVLMTIASLALVGIYPFAGFFSKDKILEAAFYNQNFMVWACLLIGAMMTAFYSFRLIMLVFFGKTKFTHKPHDARVFVIVSLSVLAVLSTTTGFFEGNFHKFIISTTGDFNMKESNQIFLIFITLFCVISSVLFAIYAYKFNIFKENLKENIFYRLLKNEYYIPKIYETIFIKPYYKMAEICSKIDNFAIDKSVDFIAKSLLLLSNKFDKTNTSNLSFMLRYFVFGFTILLILAFILETLWS